The Henckelia pumila isolate YLH828 chromosome 2, ASM3356847v2, whole genome shotgun sequence genome includes a window with the following:
- the LOC140877118 gene encoding kinesin-like protein KIN-14I, with protein MAEGMLKFNVLSVVRDVLQQNGMRLNDIDLASRKVQDASLRRYEAAGWIRKMVGVVAGKDFPAEPSEEEFRIGLRSGIMLCNVLNKVQPGAVPKVVEAPSDTVVIPDGTALSAYQYFENIRNFLDSIGELGIPTFEASDLEQGGKPSRIVNSVLALKSYYEWKQGGGNGVWKFSGNLKQPCEGRQFIRKNSDLFMNSILRNPSAGEKLLDGLSSDMGECVDEMGTSHSLRILVRELLSDKKQEDIPVIVENMLGKVMEEFECRLASQKDHVIHCSNEPLTLHAESETETLNIMKDEKWTENDVNADELEAHASSPLNLVRQQQRNIEKLKSTLQFTREDLKTLQMKYQEEVDNLGKHLQSLAHAASEYQKVLDENRKLYNQVQDLKGNIRVYCRVRPFLPGQHSGLSSVEDMSDRAITILTPSKNGKEVRKTFTANKVFGPSASQDEVFADTQPLIRSVLDGYNVCIFAYGQTGSGKTYTMSGPEELTKESLGVNYRALSDLFLISEQRKDTISYEVSVQMMEIYNEQVRDLLATDGIHKKLEIRNNSQNGINVPNANLIPVTSTSDVINLMNLGHKNRAVGSTAMNMRSSRSHSCLTVHVQGKDLASGTILRGCMHLVDLAGSERADKSEAVGDRLKEAQHINRSLSALGDVISALAQKNSHVPYRNSKLTQLLQDSLGGQAKTLMFVHISPEPSALGETISTLKFSERVSTVELGAAKANKESADVKELKEQIASLKAALARKEGESGRLYQNSRSSTPERKGQSDASLTSRRLSVDSQDLINSPPWPPISSPGSLEEEKGVSHDWVDKAMVNRAESFNGQRRYSLDNGLSRSQYETATTDESDDLEAATSESSEMDYQWLLNMPRCNSLPNVTGSKVRRPSPKQTKSPEIRSLIPPPTKRGANGIHSPLHKPVRQLVSVDGRRKMVNGK; from the exons ATGGCGGAAGGGATGTTGAAATTCAATGTATTGTCTGTCGTAAGAGATGTTCTTCAACAAAACGGAATGAGATTGAACGACATTGATTTGGCCTCAAGAAAAGTTCAGGacgcat CATTGAGAAGATATGAAGCAGCTGGATGGATAAGGAAAATGGTGGGGGTAGTTGCAGGGAAAGATTTTCCAGCTGAACCATCTGAAGAGGAGTTTAGAATCGGTTTGCGAAGTGGGATTATGCTCTGCAATGTACTTAACAAGGTCCAGCCTGGTGCTGTGCCGAAA GTAGTTGAAGCACCTTCTGATACAGTTGTTATTCCTGATGGCACTGCTCTCTCTGCGTACCAATACTTTGAAAATATCAGGAACTTTCTCGATTCTATTGGGGAATTGGGGATTCCGACTTTTGAAGCCTCAGATTTGGAACAA GGAGGGAAGCCTTCAAGAATCGTGAATAGTGTACTGGCTCTCAAGTCATACTATGAGTGGAAACAAGGAGGTGGAAATGGGGTCTGGAAATTTAGCGGGAATTTGAAGCAACCTTGTGAAGGGAGGCAATTTATTCGAAAAAATTCTGATCTTTTTATGAATTCAATCTTGAGGAACCCGTCTGCTGGGGAGAAGTTGCTTGATGGTTTATCGAGCGATATGGGGGAGTGCGTTGATGAAATG GGAACCTCACATTCCTTACGCATACTTGTCCGTGAGCTTCTTTCCGATAAGAAACAAGAAGATATTCCAGTG ATTGTGGAGAATATGTTGGGCAAAGTCATGGAAGAATTTGAGTGTAGATTGGCAAGCCAAAAAGACCAT GTCATCCATTGTTCCAATGAGCCGCTTACATTACATGCTGAGAGTGAAACTGAG accttgaatataatgAAGGATGAGAAGTGGACTGAGAATGATGTGAATGCTGATGAATTAGAAGCGCATGCTTCGTCTCCATTAAACTTAGTCAGACAGCAGCAAAGAAATATTGAG AAATTGAAGAGTACCCTTCAGTTTACTAGAGAAGACTTGAAAACTTTGCAAATGAAATATCAAGAAGAAGTGGACAATCTAG GAAAACACCTACAAAGTTTGGCTCATGCAGCTTCTGAATACCAAAAAGTTCTAGATGAAAATCGCAAATTGTACAATCAAGTGCaagacttgaaag GCAATATACGGGTTTACTGTCGAGTACGACCCTTTTTGCCTGGGCAACACAGCGGTTTGAGCTCTGTTGAAGATATGAGTGATAGGGCTATTACAATACTCACTCCTTCAAAAAATGGAAAAGAAGTCAGGAAGACATTCACTGCTAACAAAGTTTTTGGTCCATCTGCGAGTCAAG ACGAAGTGTTTGCAGATACGCAACCATTGATTCGATCTGTCCTTGATGGTTATAATGTGTGTATATTTGCTTATGGTCAAACAGGATCTGGGAAAACTTACACAATG TCAGGACCTGAAGAACTTACCAAAGAAAGCTTAGGCGTCAACTACAGGGCATTGAGCGATTTATTTCTCATCTCTGAACAAAGAAAAGACACTATTTCTTATGAGGTCTCTGTTCAGATGATGGAAATTTACAACGAGCAAGTGAGAGATCTCCTCGCCACTGATGGAATCCATAAGAAAT TAGAAATTCGTAACAACTCCCAGAATGGTATTAATGTACCAAATGCAAATCTTATACCTGTTACATCTACATCGGATGTCATCAATTTGATGAACCTAGGCCATAAAAACCGTGCTGTTGGTTCTACCGCAATGAATATGCGTAGTAGTCGTTCTCACAG TTGCCTTACAGTTCACGTTCAAGGAAAAGACCTGGCATCGGGTACCATTCTCCGTGGTTGTATGCATTTGGTTGATCTGGCAGGAAGTGAAAGAGCCGACAAATCTGAGGCAGTTGGTGATAGACTAAAGGAGGCTCAACATATCAATCGCTCTCTTTCTGCTCTAGGAGATGTAATATCCGCTCTAGCCCAAAAGAACTCACATGTTCCTTACCGAAATAGTAAACTCACACAGTTGCTTCAAGATTCCCTCG GAGGCCAAGCAAAAACACTGATGTTTGTCCACATCAGTCCGGAGCCTTCTGCTCTCGGAGAAACAATTAGCACTCTAAAATTTTCTGAACGTGTTTCCACTGTTGAACTTGGTGCTGCTAAAGCAAACAAAGAGAGTGCCGATGTCAAGGAACTAAAAGAACAG ATAGCTAGTCTCAAAGCAGCCTTGGCACGGAAAGAAGGAGAATCGGGGCGCCTATATCAAAATTCTAGGTCGAGCACTCCAGAGAGAAAGGGACAGAGTGATGCTTCTTTGACATCAAGAAGGCTAAGCGTTGACAGTCAAGACTTGATAAATTCTCCTCCTTGGCCACCCATTAGTAGCCCAGGATCACTAGAAGAAGAAAAAGGCGTCTCCCATGATTGGGTTGACAAGGCTATGGTTAACAGAGCTGAGAGTTTCAATGGTCAAAGAAGATACAGCTTAGATAATGGCTTATCTAGGAGCCAATATGAAACAGCAACCACTGACGAATCTGATGATCTCGAAGCTGCAACTAGTGAGTCATCCGAGATGGATTACCAATGGCTTCTAAACATGCCTAGGTGCAACAGCTTGCCAAACGTTACGGGTTCAAAAGTTCGGAGACCTAGTCCAAAGCAAACCAAGAGTCCAGAAATACG GAGCCTAATTCCACCACCAACTAAGAGAGGTGCAAATGGGATCCATTCACCATTGCACAAGCCTGTGCGACAACTGGTTTCTGTCGATGGGAGGCGAAAAATGGTAAATGGGAAGTGA